Within the Eucalyptus grandis isolate ANBG69807.140 chromosome 1, ASM1654582v1, whole genome shotgun sequence genome, the region CGAATTGCACTAGTTCCCTAAGAACGACCGCCGTTCCTACAATCTAACCCGTGCGCATGCCCCTCCCATCTCCGGAAGCGCTTCTCGTTAACACGAACCAATCTAGTCCGAACTAAGAACCTACattaaggaataaaaaataaaaataaaaaactaggCTCCAAATCCGTCCTCCATTGAAGCAACCGGCGACTCAAGAGAGAACGCCACGCGCGCATAAAAAGGGAATCGAGAATCGAAGGGCCGTTATCGACGCGCGCTCCTCCGACCGTGCAGCATCGATGAAGGCGAACCGCGACCGGCCGGCGAAACGAAACGAAACGAAACGAAACGCATTGGTGAACCAGGACAAACGACTgccggaagagagagagagacctgaggTAGTTGCGGCGCTCAGGCACCGGGGAGGGCAATGCAATTCGGAATCAGGAGATGGAAATGAGGCCTTGAGGCGACTTCACGAGAAGCGCAAGAAAATggtggaggaggaaggaggagaaagtgGGAGTGGAGAGGGACAGGGAAGTGACTCCAAAGCCAACGGAGAGGAGACGTTTGCTGCTTTGCGCATCTTTCTTTGCTCATCCCTTCGTCGGTCGGTCTCGGCCATCGCCAGTCGTTAACCCACAGGGTTTTTagctgtgggccgggctttgtGGGGAACGTTTTGGGTCGGGCTTCTGAGGGAATGTTTTGGGCCGTGTTAGAAgggaatgtttttttttttggggggaaatgacacaaattgtctttgaattttaatttaatgtgcaatatgATCTATCCATTTTTAATTTGCTTAGTATGGTCTTTGAACTGTGACCAAATGTACAATATGGTCcgtaaaatttcaatttgttcaatgtgatgcCTGAACTATACGATGATATTCAATGTTATCccttaacttaaattaatagaaaaattatattgaatattttcatataattttggGATTAAATTAAGCATATATTAAAGGTCTCATTATCATGTCgaactaattaaaaatttaagagtcGCTTTGCATGTTAGGCTACAAGTTTatgaattacattgaataaattaaaagtttaaatatcACATTGCGCATTTAACCAAAGTTCAAGCACCATTTATATCACTATCTCACACTTCTTTTGATCAATGTCATAATTGTGATGTGAAATGACAAGAGTGTCAATTCATGTTCACGTTTCCGTGTCGATGTTAGCATTAACTTAAGGGTATATTGGTCAATTCAAAACTGACACGTTTCATTAATCATTTCGGGAAAGTTCAACCATAACACACGATTGTGTTCATTAAATAGGCAATACAAATATCCCTAGCATAGCATGTCGAATTCGATAAGTCGAATTTGGCCAATCCAATCCGAACGTGACGCTACAATGCAAATAGCATTTTGAGATGAGATTTAGCagttaaaattattatttttttcacaaaattgacGTGTTTAATAAGTTAATATAAATGCTTAAGCACAactgaattgattaaaaaatatcaataagATCGTGAATGTCTTCTTTTGCTCTCAATTACGGAAAAGATCACAATTTTAGTACATTGTCAACCATGATGTggtcaatttctattcttgcaCCGTCTCCCCCCCACACATCCTATTTTGAGGTCTCCTTCGGCCAATGCAAGAGAGGATCTGCACGCATTGAGGTTAGGCTTTATCATTTGTTGAATGGTTGCTATCCTTGAGTTCTTCGTTTCATTACCAATTTGGTTTTCAtcaacacaaaaaagaaagggatatgttcagaagtcctaaaacttgtcaggaaagtacaattgagtcctaaaacttacaaaaagttcaataaaaaacttgtcaagttagttcaattgagtcataatgTTAACACCGTTAGCttttttccgttaaaaatgttgacgtgtcattttcaattattttttattttccacatggatttttttaatgatttttattcattttaaaaaagaattaaaactaaaaattaatttattcattttatctaaaaattaaaaagaaaagttataaaagttatttttaaaattgtttttaaaaaaagcaGCCCTCttctcccccgccgccgccacccatcgccggaggggccgagCGACGGGTCGTCGGCCATGGGCGgggtggccgacgagggcgaggGCGGGCGGCACCGTCGCCCGcccgggtgaggctcgcccggatccggcgaggctcgccggccccgagcgagggccgacgaggcctcgcccggggcgggcgacggtcACTCGGCCCCGGTGAGGGatggcgaccgtcgcccgcccgggcgaggcctcgtcggccctcgctcggggccggcgaacctcgcccgatccgggcgagcctcgcgagATCTGGAGAGCCTCGccgccccgagcgagggccgacgaggcctcacCCGTGGCGGGCAACTGTCGCCCCCCCGgtgagggccggccaccccgcCAGGCCGGCGACGATcaccggcccctccggcgatgggcggcagCGGAAGTCcaccgcccttttttttttgaacaattttgttttttttaaataaatttagattttcctttttaaataaatttagattttcctttttagtttttaatctaatttttaaagattttgaataaaaaataattttaaaaagccatttgaaaaataaaaatcatttaaaatatgacgtcggcgccacgtcagcaattttcgttaactttcttaacggtgttaactttagactcaattgaaccaatttgacaagttttaggacttgattgaacttttttgtaagttttaggactcaatgcACTTTCTGGATAAATTTTAGACTTCCGCTGAACATATCCCAAAAAGAAATGTTCAAGCGACAAGTCGACAGTTTGGTCGATAGAAACCTGtcaaaagtgatgaagtaagaTGAAATCATGGACAATTTTCAATGATTTGTAGGTGGTGCAAATTTAGGCGATCTACTACCTGTCCCACTAAATGTTTATGCATGTTACACTTATAATATATGCTCCAAATTTATATGAGATTTTGACATCGCCCACTATATTTGTTGCCACCATTCACTTTTTTTCCTCGTGAAAGATGGCAAAGTCGTTcgattatttcttaaattatttgttttctttatcgGTCATTAAAGATTGTCATTGATCGGAAAGTCGTGCATGtatattttctttatgattGATAATGTCCTACTCACCACGTtgcaatgaaaataaataagatcATAACGTAAATAGGAGATATGCAAGTTTATTTAGACATGCTTTCACCCACAGTTACTCGAGTAGACATTAAATAGAAGATGTGACAATAATAGATTACCAAAGCGAAGGGACAAACTGAATTTGAATACGAGGAATTGGTCATCTTCCTTTCGCTTGACTAAATGTGACTAAGGgtctatttgttttttttttttttttgttaacttGCCTAACagtgaaaatttatattcttttgtttctaggaaaataaaatgagttTGGATTTgtaacaaaaatgcatttggtaaaaattttgttctttgccttcctagccactagcgaggctcctttcttttctttttcttgttcttcttccctctttcttcttcttcaactggcCAACAAGGCATAGCCTCGCCCACCAGGGCCAACAATGCTCCTCATGAGGTTGCTGGCCTTTGTCTCGGCCGATCACTGATCATCCCAAGGTTGGAGACCGgcaaccttgaagaagaagaagaagaagaagaagaagaagaaggaagaaagaaaggataaaaaaaaaaaaaaaaaagattcaaagtagaaattttgattaCATTATCAAAAACAATTCTATTCCGGgaatcgaaattttggacagttactagatggtttaaaatgcttagaaattgtttcgggaataaaataaaataaaaaatcatttctgattagattttgtttctggaacagaagcgttaccaaacgcatcctaaAAAGCCTCCATTGCCTTTCAGCATCATACGtgttgcaatttgatttttgccGAAACTAAAAATTGTCCAAGTGTTGTAGCTGACAGCTTGGACGACAGGAACTTGTTAAAGGTAGTAAATACAATTATCAGTAGTGGAGTCGACGTCTTTCTGTCGTTTTGTACTAAAAATATGTATAAGAACATGTATATTTTCTCGTGACCAAGATAGGTCCGGTCAATTCTTATAATGTAGTGGACAAACTTTTCTAACTGTATTTGGAAGTGCTGCAAATAGAGGAAAAGAGGTGGAAGAACCAAGCAAGCAGGAATTGGTATGGAAAACACAACCTTTCCACACTGATActtattatgaaaattgtgTTGTTTGGTGTAGAAATAGAACCTTTACAGGGGAGAGAACTATGTTATTTCTTGTCCGCTCTGGAATATTATACACCTCTGAATCGCAGTAAAACAGTATAAGACGTGTAATGGCATGTAGTCAACAGGGTATGGTGCAGATTATATATGCAGACAGTTGATCAGGCTATGATCGATCAGAAGCCGGGGAAATATAGGAAAGTGAGGACATGTACAGTGGACAGGTTCAGACTATGTAACGGCGAAGATAATCTACTCGAGCCGGATGCTTGAGCTTCATGAGCGCCTTCACTTCATGCTTGCGGACCATCTCCCTGGATATGTTCAAGTTCCCGGCGATCTCTCCTAATGTTCGGTCACCTTTACCATCGAGCCCGTACCTCTGTCTGATGACTAGACTTTCCTTGGGCTTCAAGGAGTCGAGCTGCAACAAGAAAATATGCAGTCAAAACCATCTCAAATGAGGACCAACAAGCAGAAAATCTTTCAGCCCCATCTAGCGTGCATTGTCAGAAGTGGCTATAAATAGCTACATCGTTCTTCCTACTATCAACGATTCTATATCATTTAACATTAGTTTgagttttgcttttttgttaGTATAGCCAGAGTTGGATTTAACATGTCACAAATCTAATCAAGTGGTCTGGTGGTATACATAATTTCTCCGCAGTCAATCTCTGGTGTTATACCAGAGTACTTTCACATCCgaacaaaatcagaaatctTATTATGCCACACACTTCCAGATTAATTGAAGAAAAGAGTAGGCAGTGTTGTGCAAGCTTTCTTTGATTACCACATCATCAAGAGCAAGCCTGAGAAGAGCCGGTTGCCTCCTACTGTCTCCTCCAACTCCATCAACATCAGTAATTCCACTAATGAACTCTTCTTGTGTGACCGAGTGCCTAGAATGAAGAGAGAAAACGGGCCTTGAGGCCCTCATAACTTCGTGGTACCTCTCAGGTGAGATACCGACTTTATCAATTATCTCTTCCTCTGTTGGCAATCTCTTTAGTTGAAACATCAACTCAAGTTTTGCCCTTTGGATCTCAACTCTGACCTGCAAAATTATCAAACTCATCAAACATTTCAATCATTTCAGATTGGCAAACTTTAGGTGTTCATTCCACTAGTTCCACAAAATTTTCTTGTCTCTCAAACCGAAAGACAATTGGTCAGAGCCATTACTGAGCCTCCCTCTTTGTGAAAGGCAACATGAGACTTCGAATTTGCAATTTAAACGAAAAACAAGCACCATTTACAGTAACAGCAACTTCAATCACTTGATATGCTCCATAAGCAAGGTCTGTCAACATATTTTAGTCTTCCATGGTAACAACAGAGACACTGTCTATGATGCATGAGAGATCTCAAACTAACTTGCCTGAATCTTCTCTCTAGAGGGTACAGACAGTGAGAATGCATCCATGCTCATGAAATACATAAAACTGTTAGTGGTAAAGGAAAACAGACTTACCGACTCAAGGCCAAATGAGACACGCGTGAAGCTAGAAACGGTCATTGAACGTATAATGGCATGCCTGATCCAGAAGAGGCTATAAGTAGATAGCCGGAATCTCCTTTTGGTTCAAAACGGTCAATAGCTGTGATAAGTCCTTTTACCCCAGCTTGGCAAAGATCTTGAAACTTCGGACCATTTGCAAAGTCTTGAAAATACTTATTCATAACAAACAGGACAAGCCGAAGATTATGCTGCAATAAATGCTAGAAGTCAATACACTTTACTTAATACATAGGCATATCATTCATACTTAAAACTGCAGAGATCAAAGTACATCTAAAGACAATCCAGCTACTACTTGTgcagcaaatcattaaaaagaaCATTGGCACCATCCTTTGACTGGCAAAAGACTACAAGGGAATAATGAGTAAGAGATAACTATGACAGAATGGGACCACAATAGCAACAGAAGAAAATTATAACATCCTTGGGCAGTTTAAACAAATTGAACTGAATTAACAAGGTTGTTCAATTTTGGAGCTCCTCAGGAGGGAAGGCAGACATGAACAGGATTCTAAAAAAGTTCCTCGTTCACCAATTTATGCATTGTACCATGCCAAAAAGTTAggttttcccattttctttctttttaaatcacAATGAGCAGATATCCATAAATCAGACAAAACTTATGAATAAGATCCACAGCCAACAAGCCTTGGATACAGGAACCTAAAACTATTATCGAGTATACCCATTGTGGAGGATACtacttatttattcatttattcaacAAATTCGATTGATTGATACGAGTTGATTTTCTGTTACGATAAATTGACGAAACAATAGCTAACCCAATAGCTGCTTCAGCGGCTGCAATAGCTAtaacaaaaatggagaaaatatctCCTTTTAATTGTCGACTATCAAAAATATCTgaaaatgttacaaaatttatattaaccGGAGGATACAGAGTATACCCATGGTGGAGGATCACTTTTAGCGACAGAAATAGCTCAACACACATTGAAATGTCAACAGTTAATACCCTCCTGAAGTTCTAATATCCTCACAAGCATCAAAGCATCATCAACTTTCTATAAGAATCCGATCACTTGCATCCAAGTTTCAGGGGATACTTAAGATCTAAAGAAGGAGAAGTATGTACCTTAATAAGTTTGCTTCTGGCAGCATGACCAACCTCCAGCTGTCTTCTTAATTGAGCTACGCTCATATTTGTTGCCTCAGCCATTTCAGCTTCTATTGGCTCCCTATCCAAATCACTTCGTAAATTTTCCTTCACTTGAAGAAGAGCCTGAAATTGAGTCGACGCAGATTAGCATGACAGCACTCCAATTTCAATTCACCAAAGGGACAACCAAATCTAAATCAATCTCACCCATGACATGGACCAGGAagctttttatgttgttttatcATTCAGTTGGACTGCTAAATGATAAAAAGTCTCACCTTCATTGGTTGCATCAACTTGAATAACCAGGCATGTTCCGTAGAAGGAAGAACAGgaggaatcttcatcttcttccagtCCAAGCTGACCAAATCGGTTGAAGCTGAATAGTCCCTAACAAGCTTCtcaatcttctcttcttcaCTCAGAACCTCTCTTTTCCTCTGAACTGAATAGGTCGCTTGttcttcctttctcctttttattgtGATCCTTCCATCCAGGCTCAAACGTTTTGTATTTCTCTTCCGGGTACGGACCACTCTTTTACTAGTTTTACTTTCTTCTCCCTTATCAACATCCTTAGTCTTCTTCGTCCTCCGTCTGCGTCTCCTCACACCATGATCAACATTTGCA harbors:
- the LOC104415229 gene encoding LOW QUALITY PROTEIN: RNA polymerase sigma factor sigE, chloroplastic/mitochondrial (The sequence of the model RefSeq protein was modified relative to this genomic sequence to represent the inferred CDS: inserted 1 base in 1 codon); translation: MGVVTISSSASRTPLGFNAKFSTSRSATKRPLIIAFRADKNNKTALLTHHEQTYYPVETNKEQQKKQKNARKPSRKAVCTDEISPSTLEVDYNDAAAKLENIYKLTPAAETCYGANVDHGVRRRRRRTKKTKDVDKGEESKTSKRVVRTRKRNTKRLSLDGRITIKRRKEEQATYSVQRKREVLSEEEKIEKLVRDYSASTDLVSLDWKKMKIPPVLPSTEHAWLFKLMQPMKALLQVKENLRSDLDREPIEAEMAEATNMSVAQLRRQLEVGHAARSKLIKHNLRLVLFVMNKYFQDFANGPKFQDLCQAGVKGLITAIDRFEPXRRFRLSTYSLFWIRHAIIRSMTVSSFTRVSFGLESVRVEIQRAKLELMFQLKRLPTEEEIIDKVGISPERYHEVMRASRPVFSLHSRHSVTQEEFISGITDVDGVGGDSRRQPALLRLALDDVLDSLKPKESLVIRQRYGLDGKGDRTLGEIAGNLNISREMVRKHEVKALMKLKHPARVDYLRRYIV